The nucleotide window CAGGGAAGCGGTGGAAATGTGGAAGCAGGCAGCGGCTTCGCCCTGGCTCCAGACGCTCTGCCCTATCCAAGGCTGGTGCGCCTGGCGCCGGGAGGGGATTATGAGGAAAAAGTCAGCATTCACGTCGAACCCGCCGAGGCAAAGTCAGGAACGGGCAATCAGCCTGTCTGGGGCCCATATCAATTTTCCGTGGTCTATTCCGCGGACTATTCAAACGCAGACTCGTTGGCTCGCAACATGAGTGCCAACCTCTGGCATGGCCAGGCTACCAGCAACACGGTGACCCTTGAGCTGCGGCCATCGCCGGGCCGGGGCTCGATTGAGGGAACGGCGGTTGACTCCTTTGAGCGCCCGTACGGCGATGCCCTGGTTACTCTCAGCAACGATAATGAAAACCCACTCGATCAAATTTTCTCGGACGGCCAGGGCCGCTTTTCTTTCGCGCGCCTGTCTCCGGGCCGTTACTGGCTGGCAGTGCGCGCGCCCGCTTCTGAGCACGATACGTCCGTCTTCCGCCAGGTCGAAGTTGGCGAGACGGCTTCGCCCGCAACGGCTGACATCATGATGTTGCCGGTCGAATCCGATCGGGGCGACCGCCTGCTGCACAAGCCGGTGCTCTACCATATTGTAGATAACCAGGGCCACCCTCTGGCGAATGTCAGAATTGCGATTCTGTATTCAGCCGGCAATGTGGTAGAAAACCAGAAGGCGCAAACCGGCGATGACGGATTCGCGGCCGTCAGCTTGATTCCCGGAACAATTTATGTGACGCTCCAGACGGCAGGGTGCAAGAAACAAGAGCGGCGGGCCGACGTTGTGCCGGGCCCGGGAGTGGATGGGTTCAAGTTCACCTACGACTGCTCCGGCAATTGACGCATCGGGCCGGCGCCGATTGAGTTTTGCGATGGGCAGGGCCGGCGCCGGAAGCAAATCATGACTCCAGCCGAAACTGAGCACCTGGTGCGGTGTTGCGCAAAATGGTGAAACGCGCACGACGCCTGCCATCGTGCTGAGCGAAGCGAAGCATCGCTGTATTTCTCCGAAAAGAAATGCAGAGACCCTTCGCTGCGCTCAGGGTGACAAGCCTCGGGTGTAA belongs to Acidobacteriota bacterium and includes:
- a CDS encoding carboxypeptidase regulatory-like domain-containing protein, translating into MAENSSKIQVVNRFRPFAATLLFTLLCAVSGRAEDLKLLVSVQQQSIMAPNPLRATLRFHNSGSQTLWLYRPVLSEIPGDRLGAVAPRPEELRPGEAYGGSRLEIHMAPQNAPAQGSGGNVEAGSGFALAPDALPYPRLVRLAPGGDYEEKVSIHVEPAEAKSGTGNQPVWGPYQFSVVYSADYSNADSLARNMSANLWHGQATSNTVTLELRPSPGRGSIEGTAVDSFERPYGDALVTLSNDNENPLDQIFSDGQGRFSFARLSPGRYWLAVRAPASEHDTSVFRQVEVGETASPATADIMMLPVESDRGDRLLHKPVLYHIVDNQGHPLANVRIAILYSAGNVVENQKAQTGDDGFAAVSLIPGTIYVTLQTAGCKKQERRADVVPGPGVDGFKFTYDCSGN